A genomic region of Phragmites australis chromosome 2, lpPhrAust1.1, whole genome shotgun sequence contains the following coding sequences:
- the LOC133907164 gene encoding uncharacterized protein LOC133907164, which produces MAASPEADPPPETESADMHPSPSPPSSPPAPCPAQESSSLATASPPEAAHPGHATLAPTPPLEQATPERPEADEPPPPIDDGADPLPLLPHPPEVAPAASAVLEAISTEKPASPLPRREDVAVEVSPDVAASAASPPPSPQIGEASPEDAPPPPSPPPTPPDTTSRGSPDPPTVEAAAMPSQEAAWPPPAPESMDADSQTAPAPLTPPLESGPEGLSPQQQPRPPSPEMAPPLFENSEPEQTPSPLPPPAESTHAFLDGEADEVVAVVSEASASPPALEAMDGETTTAPGVPPALESGVEVSLQEPVQTSSSRGMEAEPCSPEMAPPGFENFKSQWLALTPPTLPAEFTDSLVEAAATNAVAVGMMLEAAAGSVPALEAMDAEMDISPGLQPPLKSGAEGQLQQQLLGSSSPMAQAAPCSPDMPPPGFENCKLSWIPLPTLAPPAETTYSLPDVAATNEVKVMCAEKACSVPALEATDVGTNTVWSLLPPMESGAGGSLQGPLPRAPSPTIQAAPCSPDMEPPGFENFRSSQLQLPTPPLLQTACINIMQDSATTGTDEVVAVDVQMEAPQPSALKEMDVHMDATSALPLPSDNQAGGSLPHKSPQLPSQTMHGTVCSLEMVTSGYENVVSSQLLPSASVLPLVQTPDALTDAMTKKTVTVEEVCHPLYVVGAVEEAKGSILPPPLENGCEGPLQCLEPQVSSPMVQAAPSSPEIAPAGFENLESSQPTSLHLAETIDPSPQACATKSVAVKSEETAQLPSSLQATYTDLEIAIALQSPSKSGEGSLPQPQHHPSSPSVQDAPCSPEMAPPGYEKLDSLEQPLLPPPPLCTKFEMGQMVCGCCRELLAYPRGAVHVQCSGCLTINLVLEEHQVGKAYCGQCETLLMYPFGAPAVRCSTCLFVTKIGDQERNVRRRILMEQGGSPHPKEQTPQELSQA; this is translated from the exons ATGGCGGCCTCACCGGAGGCGGATCCACCGCCGGAGACAGAGAGCGCAGATATGCACCCATCACCatctccaccttcttctcctcctgccCCTTGTCCTGCCCAAGAGAGCTCCTCCCTGGCCACCGCCTCTCCACCGGAGGCGGCTCATCCCGGTCACGCCACCCTGGCCCCGACGCCGCCTCTAGAACAAGCCACTCCGGAGCGTCCGGAGGCGGacgagcctccgccgccgatcGACGACGGGGCGGACCCGCTGCCTTTACTCCCTCATCCTCCGGAGGTGGCGCCCGCCGCTTCAGCTGTGCTTGAAGCGATCTCCACGGAGAAGCCCGCTTCCCCTTTGCCGCGTCGGGAGGACGTGGCGGTTGAGGTCTCCCCCGATGTGGCGGCTTCGGCCGCCTCGCCTCCTCCGTCTCCCCAAATCGGGGAGGCCTCGCCGGAGGATGCTCCACCACCGCCTTCGCCCCCACCTACTCCTCCGGATACGACCTCGCGTGGTTCCCCGGATCCCCCCACCGTCGAGGCTGCGGCAATGCCGTCCCAGGAAGCCGCTTGGCCACCCCCTGCGCCCGAATCGATGGACGCGGATTCACAAACCGCGCCCGCGCCGCTTACGCCGCCATTGGAGAGTGGACCAGAAGGGTTGTCTCCACAGCAACAGCCGCGACCGCCATCTCCGGAAATGGCGCCTCCACTATTTGAAAATTCGGAGCCCGAGCAGACGCCAtcgcctcttcctcctccggctGAAAGCACACACGCCTTTCTGGATGGAGAGGCGGATGAGGTAGTAGCTGTGGTGTCAGAAGCTTCTGCTTCACCGCCTGCATTGGAGGCAATGGACGGGGAGACGACCACCGCACCTGGTGTGCCACCAGCACTGGAGAGTGGTGTAGAGGTGTCATTGCAAGAGCCAGTGCAGACATCATCTTCTCGCGGGATGGAAGCTGAGCCCTGTTCACCTGAGATGGCACCTCCGGGTTTTGAGAATTTTAAATCTCAATGGCTGGCACTAACACCTCCTACTCTGCCGGCTGAATTCACAGACTCTTTGGTAGAAGCGGCAGCCACCAATGCTGTTGCTGTGGGCATGATGCTGGAGGCAGCGGCTGGGTCAGTGCCTGCATTGGAGGCCATGGATGCGGAGATGGACATATCACCTGGCCTGCAGCCACCGTTGAAGAGTGGAGCAGAGGGACAACTGCAACAGCAACTTCTGGGATCATCTTCTCCCATGGCACAAGCTGCACCATGTTCACCAGATATGCCGCCTCCGGGCTTTGAGAATTGTAAGTTGTCATGGATACCACTACCGACTCTGGCTCCCCCAGCTGAAACCACATACTCCTTACCAGATGTGGCTGCCACCAACGAAGTGAAAGTGATGTGTGCGGAAAAGGCTTGCTCGGTGCCGGCATTGGAGGCAACAGATGTGGGGACAAACACAGTGTGGAGCCTGCTGCCACCGATGGAGAGTGGAGCGGGGGGTTCATTGCAAGGGCCACTGCCAAGAGCACCTTCTCCCACAATTCAAGCTGCTCCCTGTTCACCGGATATGGAACCCCCGGGATTTGAGAATTTCAGGTCATCACAGCTACAGCTGCCCACTCCACCTCTGCTGCAAACTGCATGCATAAATATAATGCAAGATTCCGCCACCACCGGGACGGATGAGGTAGTAGCTGTGGATGTACAAATGGAAGCTCCTCAGCCATCTGCATTGAAAGAGATGGATGTACACATGGATGCCACATCTGCACTGCCACTACCATCAGATAATCAAGCAGGGGGGTCATTGCCACACAAATCACCCCAGCTGCCTTCTCAAACCATGCATGGTACAGTCTGTTCGCTAGAGATGGTGACTTCAGGGTACGAGAATGTGGTGTCTTCGCAGCTGCTGCCATCAGCTTCAGTTCTTCCTCTTGTTCAGACCCCAGACGCCTTGACAGATGCAATGACCAAGAAGACAGTCACAGTGGAAGAAGTGTGTCATCCTCTGTATGTAGTAGGAGCAGTGGAAGAGGCCAAAGGATCTATTCTGCCACCACCACTGGAGAATGGGTGCGAGGGGCCATTGCAATGCCTAGAGCCTCAAGTGTCTTCTCCTATGGTGCAGGCTGCGCCTAGTTCACCGGAGATCGCTCCTGCGGGTTTTGAGAATTTGGAGTCCTCTCAGCCGACCTCTCTCCATCTAGCCGAGACAATAGATCCCTCACCACAGGCATGTGCCACAAAGTCTGTGGCTGTTAAGTCAGAGGAAACGGCTCAGCTACCATCTTCATTGCAGGCAACATATACAGACTTGGAAATTGCAATTGCACTGCAGTCGCCATCGAAGAGCGGAGAGGGTTCATTGCCACAACCCCAGCATCATCCATCTTCTCCATCTGTGCAGGATGCACCTTGTTCACCAGAAATGGCACCCCCAGGCTATGAAAAATTGGACTCCCTGGAACAGCCGCTactgccaccaccacctcttTGCACAAAGTTTG AAATGGGTCAGATGGTATGCGGATGCTGTCGTGAACTTCTTGCATATCCTAGAGGTGCTGTTCATGTTCAGTGTTCTGGTTGTTTGACAATAAACCTTGTATTGGAAG AACATCAAGTTGGTAAGGCGTATTGTGGGCAATGTGAGACATTGTTGATGTACCCTTTTGGAGCTCCTGCAGTTAGATGTTCCACCTGTCTTTTTGTCACCAAAATTGGA GACCAGGAGCGTAATGTTCGTCGTCGAATATTGATGGAACAGGGTGGGTCGCCTCACCCGAAAGAGCAAACTCCCCAAGAGCTATCTCAGGCCTAA